gatatgatagttatacaaaattaagaggggtataaaaaaggtaaatgcaagcaagctttttccattgatgttgggtgggactacaaccaaaggccatggcttaagggtgaaaagtgaaaaatttaagaggaacatgaggggatacttcttcactcagtgggtcatGAGAGTGCGGAATGAGTCACCAACACAAGTTGTCCATGCAAGCACAaattcaacgtttaagagaagcttggataggtacatggatagcagaGATATAGAGGGCTGTAGTCACAGTGCATGTGTtgtgagtaggcagtttaaatgggttcagcatggactagatgggccaaagggcctgtttctgtgctctacttctctatgactatgactcacATAAGGTTTCTTGAAACTCACATGGAGgtggcaaagatagagtggatgttgagaggatgtttcctatagtgagggagtctacgaccagagagaaagcctcagaataggacatccatttagaacagaggcaagaaggaacttctttagccagagtgttgtgtatctgtgaattcattgccatagacggctgtggaagccaagtcattgggtatattgaaatcAGAGGTTGAGAGATTCTTCATTAGTTAGAGGATCAAGGATtatagggagaagacagaagaatgagattgagagggaaaatggatcagtcatgctggaatggcctaattctgctcctatgtcttatggtcatatggtccaAGATAGATGGGAAGTGGTGAACAGTCAACATGAGCCAATCGCAAACATAAAGCCTGTTCTGTGCCATAAATGCACATTAGTTCTTTAACATTTCCTCTACACCCCAAGCATATCCTCAACTCTGGTTCCACTTTCATTCCTGCTCACCACCCCATGAATTAATGAGCACAAGATAATAGAAAACAGTAGTGGAGGTAGTAATGAAAGCAATTGCAGTCTTCATTGCAGACATTTGGATGACTAGAAGCAGTCAATGAAGCATGAACAATTGTCTGTTGTGATGCAGAAAATAGTTATTGTACATAGCCTTCACCGACAAAGTGATAACCAAACAAATAGCTGGTGCTTTGTTTGATGTGAGTTAATATTCCTTGCTCTTAAACCTATTCCCAGGAATATGATTTACATCCACCCCACAGCAAGAAATACCATCATATAGCTATACAGctaggaaacaggccctttaatgTTTAAATTAtggttttcttgtgaatgctgatgATATGATGCCACTGCAAggaagcttttcattgcacctgtgtataCATGTATCTGTGCACATGACAATTaacccaactttaaattttctttgaaccaacttGTCCATACTGACTAAGCAAGTTGCATTTGTCTGTACTGGAGTAGTATCCCGCTGAACGTTTCCTATCAAGGTATATATCCAAATGTTTTTCAAATGTCAATTGTAGGTGCCGCTACAGCTTTCAGCCCCGAGTCCTTAATTTAACAATACACCTGAAAGACAGCATCTGTAGTAGTGTTGCATTCCACTGGTGTTTGATTAGGTCTTAAGTGAAAAACAAATCCAGGATTTTGACTTAGAAATAGCAATCTTCCTACTGAGGCAAAGCCCACAATTGAGATTTAgttatatgtacattgaaacatacaatgaaatgtatcTTTTGTGTTGACAAGCATCCATGCCAGAACCAGAAGACTCAAAAACAGATATTTTCctcaagcagtaaagctgatgaacacctccacccactaacccaccaccactactttatcatttcctgtcactcacCTTATGAGCAGACATTCCTGTgtcgtgtcactttatggacatacaaacaaTATATACAAGCCATCCTACATATttatattgtgttctttatcttattgcatTCTCTTTTTGTGTCCgatccaaagtaacaattattttgttctattacacttgtgtactggaaatgacattaaccaAATCATGAATATAAATCTTGACACTAATATAGCACTCTCAATGTTCAGCAGAGTTGCAATTTTTAGCTGCTTATTTTGGATGGGCTTTGACACTAAACCTTCAGATCAAGTGATGAAAATTGAGAAACATCAGCCACAGGAAAATATGCCAGCAAAACTATCCTAACCGTCAGAGGACATCAGGGATTTGTTCCAAGACTAGACTGCAGTGGAGAGGGTGAGGCCAACAAAAAaaaaggggggaaggggagggaaataACTCAAGTTGAATTAATAAGGTCAAATGTAGGGTTAAACAGCCCTTACGCACTCCAACTAATTTGTCACTACATCAAATGAATCTGCAGATAAGGCTAACTTAAAATCCATTTCACCCACATTAACTTCTGACACACAAACATCAAGTGTTACAATATATTATTGAAACTGGTATTTAGGTCAGGAGTTAATAAATAAAGCCAGGGCAATTTGCATCATAAACTAAAGACAAATGGACAGCTGGCATAGTCTTTTAATGGTTAAAATCTAGTCCCTGAAAGAAAAGCCGCTAGAATAGCAATGATTGATCATTGAGGCAATTGGTGTAGAAAGAGTTTACATTGTTAGAATAGACCAGGGTATATGTCCTGTTACTCAGTCTCACAACTGAATGCAGTGATGTAGTGAACATATGCTCATGCTGCGACAGCGCACCAAAATTAATCTAATGTTAATGAGTAGAAAATAGTGTTTTAAGGTCTATTAATGCACAGAAAAAAATCCACTTACTTTGCAATTATATCTGTGGCCAGCATTGCTACAAGCAGGTCATTGTTTTGCCACCGAATCACTTCAGAAATAATTTGGGTTCTCAATACAAGGCAATTTTTAATACTCATGTAGAGTTTTCCAATACAGGGCTTTTTGGTAAGTATTAACTCTTTCCTACCCATCTATTCCAACAGAACCAAATGCCCATACTACAGCAGGGAAAATTGCACAAACAAAAcatatattgaatattgaaagtgaATGATGGTTGAAGATCCCATTTTGAAGGCTTACATTGTTGCTGAGTCATAGTATCAGAGATGCTTAGTAATGTCACAAGGTTGTGGGTTGAAATCAATTACCAGGGGGTTTCAACACATTAAGGCCAAGGGCACTAACCAAGATGCGGCCCACAGTGTTCTGTCAATAGACTGAATGCCCCTTTACCCTTCCAAGTGGGTGCTTAAGTTCTGAAAGCATTGTTCCAAGGAGGGAATACCTCGGCCAGGGgctcctaaccttttttatgtcatagacccctgccattaactgagggatctGTACCCCAAGTTGGAAACCCCTGATTCAGGCCAACAGTCATTATTCATTGATTTTTCTACTGGTCCTTATTCCATTGGCAAGTGGGACCTCACTATGCACATCTAGGCCATAACATTCACTGCAATACAATGAAGTGTCCTATAGTGGCAGAAGAGCCACCTTATGGATTCATTGAccagggaaacaggcccttcagcccaactagtcaATGCCTACCAAGATGCACACTGAACATGGTTCAATTAATGAGACAGCCCCTAAATAAATTTTGCATGCCCGTTGGTTCTCACCAATTTCTAATCAAAATGccacagaaagcattctgtctggatgcataaagGCTTGCTCTGCAGGTGACTGCAGGAAATTatggagttgtggacacagccacCCTTCCAGAAACGTTGTCTGTACTACTtgctgcctcaataaagcagccagcatagtcAAATATCCTACACTctccggacattctctcttcccctttcccatttggtagaagatacaaaagccccaGTACacctaccaccaggttcaagagcagcatCTATTCTGCTGTTAGAAAGCACTTGTATGGACCTCTTGTATACTATGATTGACTCTTGGTCTCAGTCTATCTCATCATGGTTTGAATGCACAGCTCATGAAGGtcgcttttacactttattctacattattACTGTTTTACCATATCCCAGCTCAAAGCACTGTGTAATATTTAATCCGCATATACGGCAAgctcttcactgtatcttggtgacACATGACACTAACAATAAACAAATATCATTAACCTGGTATCCTTCCAAACCCGGAGACCCAAGAGACAACGGATGCTGGAACCAGGAATTACgcgcaaaacgctggaggaactcagcgggtcaggcagcagctgctgATGGAAATGGACCGTCGACGTTTTAGGATGGAGTCCAAttaaagagtctcggcccgaaacgtcgactgtctatTTGCCTCCACATtcgctgcctgacctcctgagttcctccagaattttttttctctgctttgTCATCTATTTATTTGTCCAACTGCCTTTTAAAGGTTATATGGAAATGGAGGTCGTACGCTTATAAAGTATTGCCTCCAAATCATGGAGCGGGTAAATGGGATTGGAAATGGACGAAGAACCAGCCCGTCTGTGCTAGATTAATCAGGCGGCAGGGTCACCTGTCCCCACTTTACCTTAGTACCGAGGAGAATCTGAATGTCCATCTCCTGCTTCCTTTTCTCGAGTAGACTGAGCAGGTACTCCTGGAAGACCCCGACTTTGGTGAAGAAGTGCTCGTTGTGCCAGCACCCTTCCATGTTGTCAAAGTCCACACCGAGTCCCAGGAGGAAGCGGACGCTGCGGGAGTCCAGGGCGATCTGCTGCGGCCGGGAGAGGAGGGCGGTGCGATAGCGCTCCTCCAGCAGCACCAGGCGCTCCACCTTGCCGGAGCGGGCAGCGATCAGAGCCGCCGTCAGTCCCACCGGACCCGAGCCCACCACCAGCACCCTGGCCCGGGCTCTCCACTGCCGGTATCCGTCCACGCTCACCTTCAGCAGCACGTAAATCAACACCGCCACCAGGGTGCTTAGGGCTGTGTCGTACACCAAAGTCTCGTACCTTTCCATCACCGGCGTGGGTGCATTTAAACCGGGTCAGTAGCAACGCAGTTTCGGGAGTGCATGGAGAGTCCTCTCAGTGCCGATTCCACTGGAAAAAAAACACCAGGACTTGACCTCACACTTTGGAAGCAAAGGTTACTCCACAAGCCAGTGAGAACCCTTCAGCTTTATTCTCGCACTGGCTTATACACACACTCCCTCTTAAACACTCATTCAAACCAACGTTGTCTAaattctctctatctctctgcacCTTGTACACTCTTTAACTcactctccctgtctcattaCGCTCCCTCTTCACTGTCTGACTCCCGCTCTGTCTACTCCGCAAAGGTGCCATCACTCGCTGACGCGTGTTACGTTCCGAACAAACTTTCAATGGAAGACCGCCGGGTACTCCAGCTCGAGCCTCGGAACGAAACTCGCACACAATTTACAGCAATCAGCTGGCAGGCTGGAAGTAACGCTGCAAAACTACGCCTTTCCACGTCAACTGGGTCTCCAGAAACCTCGGGAAACCGTATGAGGACCAGCGAGGAATGTTAATGACAGCGCAATTTCTTTCCGCACACCCCCTTGCTTTTAAGCATTCGGCTTACTGCGTGACGGTGTTGCTTTTAATATTACGATAATTCTGAGTTCTTCAAATATCTTTCTGACTTAGTTTGAATTTTTATGGGATATATTCCCTAAGCGACGGATCCTAATAGAGACTCGGTCAACCTCGACTGCAAGGAATACATTTACACAAAACCTCCTCTGCCTGAGCAAAATATTTACACCACGCACCTTACCCAGTTTGACCAGAAATACGATGTTTGTATTAGAATTCCGATGGGGTTGTTTATAAAGAAAACAGAGTTCCACACAAATTATTGCTCAGCCAGTTTAATCCGAAATGCGGCAGCGTTCAGCACCCAGAGCCGAACTTGCTACCCTCCACTGCAGTGTGGCAGTGTGCAGTGCGATTTCCTCCGTACTTGCTTTGGAGGGGACGGTGACTGAGTCGATCCGTCTCCggaatttgtgtgtgtttgctctGGGATCGTGTTTGTGCCAGTCTTTACTCACGCTCTCTCTTTTCACTGTCTTATATCATTTATATATTATgtatattctgtgtgttgtctgaaccCATGCTGCTACAAGTTTTCACCACGTGCACCTCATGGtccttgtgcacatgacaataaacttgactgagAGTCACAGGgcaaggccattcggcccagcaAATGCTGAACCAACCATGACACTCAAACAGGAGACCCTGTTTTCTGCGTTTGGCCAACACCCTTCTATGCTTCtcccccatgtacctatcatGGAGAACACTATAatacagtggttagcacaacactttgcagtacaggtgaccagggttcaattcctgccgttatctgtaaggagtttgtacttttccCTGGGACCGTgatgatttcctctgggtgctttggtttcctcccagtgtccaaagacctactacttagtagattagttggtcattgtaaattgtcatatgattaggctggggttaaaaaAATCAAAGGATTACTGGGTGACACAGCTCAATGGGCCAGAGGGACACtgaatcacaataaataaattaattaataaacgATACATACCTCAACTACTttatctggcagttcattccttaTACTCACTAACCTCTGCCTGAAAAAGCTGCACTACATAAATCTTTcctttctcaccttaaatctatgccatcTAGTTTTAGAATCTCCTGTCCCAGAGAAAAGACTGTTACCGTCCACCTTATCAATGACTCTCAGAATTTTCAACATTTCTATAtcctcatccctcagtctcctgcattccaaggaatataGACCTCGCCTGGCCAAACTCTCcctatacagtgcctataaaaagtttccaccccacccccaatggAAGTTatcttgttttattattttacaataaataaaatcacagttgatttaattttgcttttttaaaaaccctgatcaacagaaaaaaaactcttccatgtcaaagtgaaaacagatctctacaaagtgatctaaattaatcacagatataaagcacaaaataattgattgcataagcattCACCCTATTTAACCATCACTggagcagccaattggttttagaagtcacataattagttaagatGTCTTAGCTATATAtaaacctgtgtgcagtcaaggagtttcaattgattgtagtaaaaatacacctgtatttgGAAGGCTCGACTGCTGGTGAGTCACTATCCTGGCAAAGACTGCACCatgaaggtaaaagaacactcTAAGCAACTTTGCataaagattattgaaaagcttAAGTCagatctggagctgaacacgctcaagacaaaagagatgatagtggatttcaggagacatccccccgctatgtctcccctcacagtcctcagcagccctgtgtccaccgtggagaacttcaggttcctgggaaccaccatctctcaggatctgaagtgggagcagaacatcagctccatcctgaagaaggtcactttgctgaacagttaactgccggttaactgtcggctaactattacttggattgcactacctgtatgtataatctat
This sequence is a window from Hemitrygon akajei chromosome 17, sHemAka1.3, whole genome shotgun sequence. Protein-coding genes within it:
- the LOC140740844 gene encoding uncharacterized protein isoform X3, which translates into the protein MERYETLVYDTALSTLVAVLIYVLLKVSVDGYRQWRARARVLVVGSGPVGLTAALIAARSGKVERLVLLEERYRTALLSRPQQIALDSRSVRFLLGLGVDFDNMEGCWHNEHFFTKVGVFQEYLLSLLEKRKQEMDIQILLGTKFTEEYLKKIPASEFPRVIVVCDGSCGESSSVLGISSDYIVESCNAYGANAALERADQRQVPTPEIRAHSLYFDLSAYGLEFASSSKEGQGSQPSALKSGSHLKIYGTFRNRYMALACPMSDSKVVKFLRHTPNSSVVELTLG